One part of the uncultured Fibrobacter sp. genome encodes these proteins:
- a CDS encoding ABC transporter ATP-binding protein encodes MSENVFEVENLSLYYLGRFGDKTHAVTDVSFTMKQGEILGIAGESGCGKSTLVSGLMGMCIPPLYPENGDVRVKNGNKMESLMNRSIEDVRSNVLAQKVSMIPQGAFNALNPVRKIKDIAADVIAAHQQPGKKLDHKEIYDRLCERFDLFGMDTKRVLDSYPIQLTAGERQRSVIGISTLLNPQMVIADEPTSALDVSTQKEVIKMIFDLLDKGIFSTMIFITHELPLLYHVADNIAIMYAGEIVEKGTAEQVVKDPRHPYTQALMGAMLSTEASQRTRHPVAIEGAPPSLKNKIVGCRFAPRCKKACPDCKKNTQNLRIVGDRDVRCDYAQ; translated from the coding sequence ATGTCTGAAAATGTTTTTGAAGTAGAAAACCTCAGCCTCTATTACCTTGGACGCTTTGGCGACAAGACGCACGCCGTGACCGACGTGTCCTTCACCATGAAGCAGGGCGAAATCCTCGGTATCGCCGGTGAATCCGGCTGCGGCAAGTCCACCCTCGTTTCCGGCCTCATGGGCATGTGCATCCCGCCTCTCTATCCCGAGAACGGTGATGTGCGCGTCAAGAACGGCAACAAGATGGAATCGCTCATGAACCGTTCCATCGAGGATGTCCGCTCGAACGTGCTCGCCCAGAAGGTTTCCATGATTCCGCAGGGCGCCTTCAACGCCCTGAACCCGGTGCGCAAGATCAAGGACATCGCTGCCGACGTGATTGCCGCCCACCAGCAGCCGGGCAAGAAGCTCGACCACAAGGAAATTTACGACCGCCTTTGCGAACGTTTCGACTTGTTCGGCATGGACACGAAGCGCGTGCTCGACTCCTACCCGATCCAGCTCACTGCCGGTGAACGCCAGCGTTCCGTGATTGGTATTTCCACCTTGCTCAACCCGCAGATGGTGATTGCTGACGAACCGACTTCTGCTTTGGACGTTTCCACGCAGAAGGAAGTGATCAAGATGATTTTCGACCTTCTTGACAAGGGCATCTTCTCGACGATGATCTTCATTACCCACGAACTTCCGCTCCTGTACCACGTGGCCGACAACATCGCCATCATGTACGCGGGTGAAATTGTCGAGAAGGGTACTGCAGAACAGGTCGTGAAGGATCCGCGCCATCCGTACACGCAGGCCCTCATGGGCGCCATGCTCAGCACGGAAGCGAGCCAGCGTACCCGCCATCCGGTGGCCATCGAAGGTGCTCCTCCGAGCCTCAAGAACAAGATTGTGGGTTGCCGCTTCGCCCCGCGTTGCAAGAAGGCATGCCCCGACTGTAAGAAGAATACCCAGAATCTCCGCATTGTCGGCGATCGTGACGTGAGGTGCGATTATGCTCAGTAA
- a CDS encoding ABC transporter permease: MVKLLRNLLKSPMFVVGISIFILTLLIAIFGPLFYHVDINARDIVAGPYAGSSGDHLLGTDHLGRDYVSLLIAGLRSSLYVGLVAGVIATTIGVLIGLFGGFRGGWIDEVLNMLTNIFIVIPQFVILVLISSAVKDGRSLTLIGLIIGLTAWSWSARAVRAQASSLRSRDHIALARINGASTLTIVIKHVLPYLLSYVFMVFIMQVSSGILSEASISMIGLGPLDSTSLGIILNQAKDQGALSDGIWIAFLPATIIITLTVFALYLINTSMEGVFNPRLRK, translated from the coding sequence ATGGTTAAGCTTTTAAGAAACCTTCTCAAGTCCCCGATGTTCGTCGTGGGTATCTCGATTTTCATTCTCACGCTGTTGATCGCAATTTTCGGACCGTTGTTCTACCATGTGGATATCAACGCCCGTGACATCGTGGCTGGCCCGTACGCCGGTTCCAGCGGCGACCACCTGCTCGGCACCGACCACCTCGGCCGCGACTACGTGTCGCTCCTGATTGCTGGTCTTCGTTCTTCGCTCTATGTGGGCCTCGTTGCTGGCGTCATCGCGACGACCATCGGCGTGCTCATCGGCCTGTTCGGCGGTTTCCGCGGTGGCTGGATCGACGAAGTGCTGAACATGCTCACGAACATCTTCATCGTGATTCCGCAGTTCGTGATTCTCGTGCTCATCAGCTCTGCTGTGAAGGACGGCCGTTCTCTCACGCTCATCGGCCTTATCATCGGCCTTACGGCGTGGAGCTGGTCTGCCCGTGCAGTGCGTGCCCAGGCATCGTCCCTGCGTAGCCGCGACCACATCGCGCTCGCCCGCATCAACGGTGCATCCACGCTCACTATCGTGATCAAGCACGTGCTTCCGTATTTGCTCTCGTACGTGTTCATGGTGTTCATCATGCAGGTGTCTTCCGGTATCCTTTCCGAAGCCTCCATCTCCATGATCGGCCTCGGACCTCTGGATTCCACGTCCCTCGGCATCATCCTGAACCAGGCCAAGGACCAAGGCGCCCTTTCGGACGGCATTTGGATTGCCTTCCTCCCGGCGACCATTATCATCACCCTTACGGTGTTCGCCCTTTACCTGATCAATACTTCCATGGAAGGCGTCTTTAACCCGCGCCTGCGCAAGTAA